In one Catenovulum adriaticum genomic region, the following are encoded:
- a CDS encoding DUF342 domain-containing protein, whose translation MSELAFEFDKNNNKLLLISSCIEGEKLPTDAIVREQFEQSKFQSLYYLPEEASKAVALLTQYMTAKQFGKPVRFVVAEVRPAKIKIRLSADNMSATAELTAAFGGQNLTDKQIVRCAAKMGVVMGLDLEAIKGLAKDAQVGSQGKTYQKVIAKGQMPLNGNDSTFERLTKTATERVLQPQETDNGKVDMRDLGSLVSVKPNDPLMRRHPPTKGRAGFDVKGNAVLAQPGECIAFDVGPGAVVSSEDSNLLVAEIPGIPYILEQGARVDNVLELEKVDVSTGHINFEGGVIVNGDVSEGMKLKASGNVTVGGFIENASIEIDGDLTVMKGIIGRKISDDSDPETTDYHCNVKVSGNLCAKYIQNSALVVKKQVQFQGQILHSRIFAQSIYGGTEKAAVGKIVGGFYEVTQGVRCATIGALASTNTTFHLFPELAQKQDKKQTLLKLRKEKEDILSEIKAAWEFLREGNEQENKAELIEQTINSYKVHDKELKKYSRAVVHLTHQIEKQMHSVYIQASREFFSKTHLKLGQVHFVTQDDLKNVKYGFRDGQFTRI comes from the coding sequence ATGTCTGAGTTGGCGTTTGAGTTTGATAAAAATAATAATAAATTATTGCTGATCTCCTCTTGCATAGAAGGGGAAAAATTACCCACAGATGCAATTGTTAGAGAGCAATTTGAGCAGTCTAAATTTCAATCTTTATATTATTTGCCTGAAGAAGCCTCAAAAGCGGTTGCTTTATTGACCCAATACATGACTGCTAAACAATTTGGTAAACCAGTGCGCTTTGTAGTGGCAGAAGTGCGGCCTGCAAAAATAAAGATTCGTTTATCAGCAGATAATATGTCGGCCACTGCGGAGTTAACAGCAGCGTTTGGAGGACAAAACTTAACAGATAAACAAATTGTACGCTGTGCCGCAAAAATGGGCGTGGTGATGGGGCTGGATTTAGAAGCAATTAAAGGTTTAGCAAAAGATGCGCAAGTAGGGTCGCAGGGTAAAACTTATCAGAAAGTGATCGCAAAAGGGCAAATGCCGTTAAATGGCAATGATAGCACCTTTGAGCGCTTGACTAAAACAGCTACAGAACGTGTATTACAACCTCAAGAAACCGATAACGGTAAAGTCGATATGCGTGACTTAGGCTCTTTAGTTTCAGTTAAACCTAATGATCCTTTAATGCGCAGACACCCACCCACAAAAGGGCGAGCTGGGTTTGATGTTAAAGGCAATGCTGTATTAGCTCAGCCTGGTGAATGTATCGCATTTGACGTTGGTCCCGGAGCTGTCGTTTCCTCTGAAGATAGTAACCTATTAGTTGCTGAGATTCCCGGCATTCCTTATATATTGGAACAGGGTGCACGGGTTGATAATGTTTTAGAGCTAGAGAAAGTAGATGTTTCTACTGGACACATTAATTTTGAAGGTGGGGTAATTGTTAATGGGGATGTGTCTGAAGGCATGAAATTAAAAGCCAGTGGTAATGTTACCGTGGGCGGTTTTATTGAGAATGCGTCAATTGAAATTGATGGCGATTTAACCGTTATGAAAGGCATTATTGGTCGTAAAATTTCAGATGATTCAGATCCTGAAACAACGGATTACCACTGTAATGTTAAAGTATCGGGCAACCTGTGTGCCAAATATATTCAAAATTCGGCTTTAGTCGTTAAAAAGCAAGTGCAATTTCAAGGTCAAATATTGCATTCTCGGATTTTCGCTCAGAGTATATACGGAGGCACTGAAAAGGCAGCAGTAGGTAAAATTGTAGGTGGTTTTTATGAAGTGACGCAAGGCGTGCGTTGTGCAACCATTGGCGCACTAGCATCCACTAACACTACCTTTCATTTATTTCCGGAATTAGCTCAGAAGCAAGATAAAAAACAAACCTTGTTAAAACTGCGAAAAGAGAAAGAAGATATTTTGTCTGAAATTAAAGCTGCCTGGGAGTTTTTACGAGAAGGCAATGAGCAGGAAAATAAAGCTGAATTAATTGAACAAACCATCAACTCTTATAAAGTGCATGATAAAGAATTAAAAAAGTATTCGCGCGCAGTTGTTCATCTAACGCATCAAATTGAAAAGCAAATGCACAGCGTTTATATCCAAGCGAGTCGAGAATTTTTTAGTAAAACGCATTTAAAATTAGGTCAAGTGCACTTTGTCACGCAAGATGATTTAAAAAATGTGAAATACGGTTTTCGGGATGGCCAATTCACCCGAATTTAG
- a CDS encoding TcpQ domain-containing protein yields the protein MWFWIRHITAALILIFLGIYLAVSESPFLSRDTNLSGGEAQRSSGTKTAEGFSNFYTSLKAKIDSFSDPSRAQFIIDLKRPDSSLTAELKQIGTSVKPINVNWVGPFKNRRFVEGDTLRKRMADIATDEHMNLIWWLERDFIVKLPFRVEETAVGTLYKMSTAIDSDFEKDVYGFFCPRQRTLIITDIVEHYVREQCIPARSSNSQDWKLF from the coding sequence ATGTGGTTTTGGATAAGGCATATTACTGCCGCACTTATTTTAATATTTTTAGGTATTTACCTTGCGGTAAGTGAATCTCCTTTTTTATCTCGCGACACTAATCTAAGCGGTGGTGAAGCACAGCGCAGTTCAGGAACTAAAACTGCTGAAGGGTTTAGTAATTTTTATACCTCGCTTAAGGCCAAAATAGACTCATTCAGCGATCCATCAAGAGCGCAATTTATTATTGATTTAAAGCGGCCTGATTCAAGCTTAACTGCCGAGTTAAAACAAATTGGTACAAGTGTAAAACCCATCAATGTCAATTGGGTTGGCCCGTTTAAAAACCGACGGTTTGTTGAAGGGGATACGCTGAGAAAGCGAATGGCTGACATTGCAACCGACGAACATATGAATTTAATTTGGTGGCTAGAGCGCGACTTTATCGTCAAGTTGCCCTTTAGAGTAGAAGAAACCGCCGTGGGTACTTTGTACAAGATGTCGACCGCTATAGACAGCGATTTTGAAAAAGATGTTTATGGATTTTTCTGTCCGCGTCAGCGCACGTTAATTATCACTGATATCGTTGAACATTACGTACGAGAGCAGTGCATACCCGCTCGTTCAAGCAATAGCCAAGACTGGAAGCTATTTTGA